One window of the Rhizobiaceae bacterium genome contains the following:
- the rplD gene encoding 50S ribosomal protein L4: MDVKITTLAGAEAGNVKLSDEIFGLEPREDILQRVVRWQLAKRQQGTHKAQTRAEVARTGAKMYKQKGTGRARHHSARAPQFRGGGKAHGPVVRSHEHDLPKKVRALGLKHALSAKAKSASIIVIDDLKLADAKTKALVANFATLGLTNALLIGGAELDQGFARAARNIPNIDVLPIQGINVYDILRRGTLVLSKAAVEALEERFK; the protein is encoded by the coding sequence ATGGACGTCAAGATCACCACGCTCGCCGGCGCGGAAGCCGGCAACGTCAAGCTCTCGGACGAGATCTTCGGTCTCGAACCGCGGGAGGACATCCTTCAGCGCGTCGTGCGCTGGCAGTTGGCGAAGCGCCAGCAGGGCACCCACAAGGCGCAGACCCGCGCCGAGGTCGCCCGCACTGGCGCCAAGATGTACAAGCAGAAGGGCACGGGTCGCGCCCGCCACCATTCGGCTCGCGCTCCGCAGTTCCGCGGCGGCGGCAAGGCCCATGGCCCGGTGGTGCGCAGCCACGAGCATGACCTGCCGAAGAAGGTTCGTGCGCTCGGCCTGAAGCATGCGCTCTCGGCCAAGGCGAAGTCGGCATCGATCATCGTCATCGACGATCTGAAGCTGGCGGACGCCAAGACCAAGGCGCTGGTAGCGAATTTCGCCACGCTCGGCCTGACCAACGCGCTGCTGATCGGCGGCGCCGAGCTGGACCAGGGCTTTGCCCGGGCGGCCCGCAACATCCCGAACATCGACGTGCTGCCGATCCAGGGCATCAACGTCTACGACATTCTGCGCCGCGGCACGCTGGTTCTTTCCAAGGCCGCCGTCGAGGCCCTCGAGGAGCGCTTCAAATGA
- a CDS encoding 50S ribosomal protein L23, which translates to MTDLRHYDVIVSPAITEKSTMASEQNQVVFNVAKKATKPQIKAAIEALFSVKVTGVNTLVRKGKVKRFRGTVGRQSDVKKAIVTLADGQSIDVATGL; encoded by the coding sequence ATGACTGATCTTCGCCACTACGACGTGATCGTCAGCCCGGCGATCACCGAAAAGTCGACCATGGCTTCGGAACAGAACCAGGTCGTGTTCAACGTCGCGAAGAAGGCGACGAAGCCGCAGATCAAGGCCGCCATCGAAGCGCTGTTCAGCGTCAAGGTCACGGGCGTCAACACCCTCGTCCGCAAGGGCAAGGTGAAGCGTTTCCGCGGCACGGTCGGCCGTCAGAGCGACGTGAAGAAGGCGATTGTGACGCTGGCCGACGGCCAGTCGATCGACGTCGCCACGGGCCTCTGA